A DNA window from Brassica napus cultivar Da-Ae chromosome A4, Da-Ae, whole genome shotgun sequence contains the following coding sequences:
- the LOC106445764 gene encoding uncharacterized protein LOC106445764, which yields MDSQDHINTPHSPGGKSHVCTKCGWSYPNPHPSAKNRRSHKKICGTIKGFEILDSEMPNQNLDLQEDPSLDDEQKLPSPRVVEKADERIGEEDVFADAVSEFSRSDSFKEKEETATNCIAKNPGETQPGNKSPEVVQESCEVPPVEILDNFPKTVEAASGNAQGGEPSIEGHSMGFVTLNDSSQVVEGGGDTISDVGLETDCKEDLPGESESKLASALGKRKDTFDSSWNDEVIYSDVEGPHGFAFEEMSMMHPGEAEYTVSDDNVPVNTDQVISTKEYACDDVTFTENADVSLDGTKHEDVESNLPETPKGEECETGTRSKAENLSIQPEGISIGTEVSSSDKLLLENKAEPQGQTAVVISKVGPEDIKMKAEEGESSFGVSQDTVESEILEASLPEVVPIVADSNADLSRSNLTEHENELIQANVVAEENSPNSKLISESAFAVQHYVSDANDQKNSSPGTCIDYIPEISAETCESNDEARRKELVEESSFIKVADPLSNFATDESAQTANNQKLVESGRTEFNRVVGGLGVIQANEIDSDVLKAHNLYAEVPVTIESNDLRDFGRLQNLSEAHVRSLVSSPLVTRNNTTSNAFASTSGLSENGSQSSSLAVALSENQEITMEKTAKEQHVPLKNLLSEARSPRLAAAEAKKDNIPRVSSILLDQETSPEEGGRWPERREVREEWKSPAKYPVELKREERKVKGRPFWVPFVCCSSVK from the exons ATGGATTCTCAGGACCACATCAACACCCCACACTCTCCAG GAGGTAAGAGCCATGTCTGCACTAAATGTGGTTGGAGTTATCCAAATCCACACCCTAGTGCTAAAAACCGGCGTTCACACAAGAAAATTTGTGGAACCATCAAGGGATTTGAGATCCTTGATTCCGAAATGCCCAACCAGAATCTTGATTTGCAGGAAGATCCTAGCTTGGATGATGAGCAAAAACTCCCAA GTCCAAGGGTTGTGGAGAAAGCTGATGAGAGGATTGGGGAAGAGGATGTTTTTGCAGATGctgtttctgaattttcaagATCTGACTCTTTCAAGGAAAAGGAAGAGACAGCAACAAATTGTATCGCTAAGAATCCTG GTGAAACTCAGCCGGGCAACAAAAGCCCTGAAGTGGTTCAAGAGAGTTGTGAAGTTCCACCTGTGGAGATCCTTGACAACTTCCCAAAAACTGTTGAAGCAGCTTCAGGGAATGCACAAGGTGGAGAACCTTCTATTGAAGGACATTCCATGGGATTTGTAACTCTGAATGATTCATCACAGGTCGTTGAAGGTGGTGGTGATACCATATCAGATGTTGGGTTAGAGACAGATTGCAAAGAAGATTTACCTGGTGAATCTGAATCTAAGTTGGCATCTGCATTAGGAAAGAGAAAAGATACTTTTGATTCATCATGGAACGATGAAGTGATTTACTCGGACGTGGAGGGTCCGCATGGATTTGCTTTTGAAGAAATGAGTATGATGCATCCTGGTGAAGCTGAGTATACAGTTAGTGATGATAATGTTCCGGTCAATACAGACCAAGTTATCAGCACCAAAGAATATGCTTGTGATGATGTAACTTTTACAGAAAATGCTGACGTCTCTCTGGATGGAACCAAACATGAAGATGTTGAATCGAATCTTCCTGAGACACCTAAGGGAGAAGAATGTGAAACCGGTACTCGTAGTAAGGCAGAGAACTTAAGCATTCAGCCTGAAGGCATAAGTATTGGCACTGAAGtttcttcatcagacaagcttcTTTTGGAAAACAAAGCTGAACCTCAAGGCCAAACAGCTGTGGTAATATCTAAGGTTGGCCCTGAAGATATCAAAATGAAAGCCGAAGAGGGTGAATCATCTTTTGGTGTTTCCCAAGACACTGTTGAATCAGAAATATTGGAAGCCTCTCTACCTGAAGTAGTTCCTATAGTTGCTGACTCGAATGCTGATCTGAGCCGTTCAAATCTCACTGAACATGAGAATGAACTTAttcaagcaaatgttgtagctGAGGAGAACAGCCCAAACAGCAAGCTGATCTCTGAATCCGCTTTTGCTGTTCAACATTATGTTTCTGATGCAAACGATCAGAAGAACAGTTCACCAGGAACATGTATAGACTACATTCCCGAAATTAGTGCTGAAACCTGTGAAAGTAATGATGAAGCTCGCAGAAAAGAGTTAGTGGAGGAAAGCAGTTTCATAAAAGTAGCAGATCCTTTAAGCAATTTTGCAACTGATGAATCTGCTCAAACAGCTAATAATCAGAAGTTAGTGGAAAGCGGAAGGACAGAGTTCAATAGAGTAGTTGGTGGGTTGGGGGTTATTCAAGCAAATGAGATTGACAGTGATGTACTTAAAGCGCACAACTTGTATGCTGAGGTCCCTGTGACTATTGAGTCAAATGACCTTCGAGATTTTGGGAGACTGCAGAATCTTTCAGAAGCACACGTTAGATCTCTGGTTTCAAGTCCGCTTGTCACTAGAAACAATACTACTTCCAATGCGTTTGCGTCTACTTCAG GACTTAGTGAAAACGGATCACAGTCATCATCACTTGCTGTTGCTCTGTCGGAAAACCAAGAGATCACTATGGAGAAGACAGCAAAGGAGCAGCACGTCCCTCTGAAGAACCTTCTGAGTGAAGCAAGGTCACCAAGGCTAGCAGCAGCGGAGGCAAAGAAGGATAACATACCGAGAGTGAGTTCGATATTATTGGACCAAGAGACATCCCCTGAAGAGGGAGGCCGCTggccagagagaagagaagtgagGGAGGAGTGGAAGTCGCCAGCAAAGTATCCAGTGGAGTTGAAGAGAGAGGAGAGGAAAGTGAAAGGAAGACCCTTTTGGGTCCCATTTGTTTGCTGTTCCTCTGTTAAGTAG
- the LOC106448117 gene encoding agamous-like MADS-box protein AGL97, producing MDTKYLSILYYSSKKRKATMERITKRESAATTFTKRSYGLHSKVSQLCLLTDAQIAVLATPPSSNSNVSFFSFGHSSVDSIVTAFLTGERPAVREEIDDHEDLGICLARKELGLPQWLEDDALLKSKSPQELSHAINSMSTLLSKINELRAEDAKAEPPLKKQKKKNEETMKKTEPTVEQTLLLPSDSSDKTLDYNNNNNDSLEEIDFDQLIDLDLDLDFDFESMNSSDNNDETMKMTEPLDQPLLLPYDICASPDNNNTYSTGEMSLDYGIDTSSVFLDDSLLESAMNCVPSVDGFVETISSQEQLQEETTIALNSVPCDDGVSALNEDDINFSDYLTQFLQS from the coding sequence ATGGACACTAAATATCTGTCCATTTTATATTATAGTTCTAAAAAGAGGAAGGCAACGATGGAGAGGATCACGAAACGCGAATCTGCGGCAACGACTTTCACGAAACGAAGCTACGGTCTCCATAGCAAAGTCTCGCAGCTCTGTCTTCTCACCGACGCACAGATCGCCGTGTTGGCAACACCTCCTTCTTCCAACTCCAACgtcagcttcttctccttcggCCACTCTTCGGTTGACTCCATCGTTACCGCTTTTCTCACGGGAGAGAGACCTGCTGTCCGAGAAGAAATAGATGATCACGAGGACCTTGGGATTTGTCTCGCTAGAAAAGAACTAGGGTTGCCTCAGTGGTTGGAGGACGATGCTCTTCTCAAATCTAAGAGCCCCCAAGAACTGTCCCATGCCATCAACTCCATGTCTACGTTGTTGTCAAAAATCAATGAGTTGCGTGCTGAAGACGCAAAGGCAGAGCCTCCTCtgaagaaacagaagaagaagaacgagGAGACAATGAAGAAAACAGAACCCACGGTGGAACAAACCCTACTTCTCCCGTCCGATTCCAGTGACAAAACCCTAgattacaacaacaacaacaatgacTCGTTGGAGGAGATTGATTTTGATCAACTAATTGATCTggatttagatttagattttgatttcgaGTCTATGAATTCTTCTGACAACAACGACGAGACCATGAAGATGACAGAGCCCTTGGATCAACCGCTCCTTCTCCCATACGATATTTGTGCCAGTCCAGACAACAACAACACCTATTCAACTGGAGAGATGAGCTTAGATTACGGGATTGATACCAGTTCAGTCTTCCTTGATGATTCTCTTTTGGAGTCTGCAATGAACTGCGTACCTTCTGTTGATGGCTTTGTGGAGACTATTTCTTCTCAAGAGCAGCTTCAGGAGGAGACTACTATTGCATTGAACTCGGTGCCTTGTGATGATGGTGTCTCTGCTTTGAATGAAGATGACATCAATTTCTCTGATTATCTCACTCAGTTTCTGCAGTCTTGA